In Aquila chrysaetos chrysaetos chromosome 2, bAquChr1.4, whole genome shotgun sequence, the following are encoded in one genomic region:
- the LOC115352160 gene encoding uncharacterized protein LOC115352160 — MSWWGKALERPCLLPSKPLAEVLCVHTWTDPYPALIRTFLSLHGRGRQLQVPVPRKRGFPLFRPRAAPSQERGFARGHRSATQPRRWDKGGGRAKGISERREGCRRAVGQRWQGWRAELGQRQRGRDGEFGAIRMGGMCSSLGSGWEPLRSLGVSQPLLGQRAACLAGGPGWFFFFFSEGKGTWKTRSVPRGCLWAPTRGTLTLPDRSVQPSRPARAKRRLFVHDGRSRAGTGRVGSGQWISLPRGSADARGMDGLPHPSTPPFAEPPVGRRTRRRAKPSAGTWTQGVSPGRAGGGSRCCFPTRVGGGGVEVRLCSSTAGPATAALLAARSNRRLGSGGGGRIVIPTAE; from the exons ATGTCTTGGTGGGGGAAAGCGCTCGAGCGTCCTTGTCTTCTCCCGAGTAAGCCTCTGGCTGAGGTCCTGTGTGTTCACACTTGGACAGATCCATATCCCGCCCTCATACgcacttttctctctctgcacgGACGCGGTCGGCAGCTGCAGGTACCGGTGCCCCGAAAACGCGGTTTTCCGCTGTTCCGCCC TCGTGCGGCGCCCAGCCAAGAGCGCGGGTTCGCTCgcgggcatcggtcagcgacGCAGCCGCGGCGCTGGGATAAAGGCGGCGGGAGagcaaaaggcatttctgaGCGGAGGGAGGGTTGCCGCCGCGCGGTCGGTCAGAGGTGGCAGGGGTGGCGCGCGGAGCTGGGGCAGCGCCAACGGGGAAGGGACGGCGAATTCGGAGCGATAAGGAT GGGAGGCATGTGCAGCTCTCTTGGGTCAGGCTGGGAGCCGCTCCGCTCCCTCGGGGTCTCGCAGCCGCTCCTCGGCCAGCGAGCAGCCTGCCTGGCCGGGGGCCCcgggtggttttttttttttttttccgaagGAAAGGGAACGTGGAAGACGCGGTCGGTGCCGCGTGGGTGCCTTTGGGCCCCGACGCGCGGCACGCTGACCTTGCCAGACCGAAGCGTGCAACCCTCTCGCCCTGCCCGTGCGAAGAGACGCCTGTTTGTGCACGACGGGCGTTCCCGCGCTGGGACGGGGAGGGTTGGATCCGGGCAATGGATCAGCCTTCCCCGAGGGTCTGCCGATGCCCGCGGGATGGACGGCTTGCCTCATCCCTCCACGCCTCCCTTCGCCGAGCCGCCCGTAGGACGCCGAACCCGCCGCCGGGCGAAGCCCTCGGCTGGCACCTGGACCCAAGGGGTGTCCCCtggccgggcgggcggcgggtcACGGTGCTGCTTCCCCACGAGGGTCGGAGGGGGAGGCGTGGAGGTTCGGCTCTGCAGCTCCACGGCCGGCCCGGCGACCGCCGCGCTCCTCGCCGCTCGTTCTAATCGTCGGCTCGGGTCGGGAGGAGGAGGGCGAATTGTAATTCCGACGGCCGAATGA
- the PRDM11 gene encoding PR domain-containing protein 11 isoform X3, producing MMEIEPILSSFEFPGDKKLQREKSEKNVENQEDARGPLQLATLKQGKSPYKRSCDEGESHPQTKKKKIDLIFKDVLEASLESAKFEENQLAMSTPVSLRKVSKYQAEDIFERCGSAVQHGSLNLGRNRSEGEWKVPHGSSFSSAKEVGILEDEEEEPLSLTADSPTELSLASAQGNSHEIPTTSFCPNCIRLKKKIRELQAELDMLRSGKLPEPPVLPPQVPELQEFSDPTASESIISVPTIMEDDDQEVDSADESVSNDMIAATDEPSKMSSATGRRIRRFKQEWLKKFWFLRYSPTLNEMWCHVCRQYTVQSSRTSAFIIGSKQFKIHTIKLHSQSNLHKKCLQLYKLRMHPEKTEEMCRNMTLLFNTAYHLALEGRPYYDFRPLAELLRKCELKVVDQYMNEGDCQILIHHIARALREDLVERIRQSPFLSIILDGQSDDLLADTVAVYVQYTSSDGPPATEFLSLQELGFSTTDSYLQALDRAFSSLGIRLQDEKPTIGLGVDGANVTASLRANLFMTIRKTLPWLLCLPFMVHRPHLEILDAISGKELPCLEELENNLKQLLSFYRYSPRLMCELRVTAATLCEETEFLGDIRAVKWIIGEQNVLNALIKDYLEVVAHLKDVSGQTQRADASAIALALLQFLMDYQSIKLIYFLLDVIAVLSRLAYVFQGEYLLVSQVDDKIEEAIQEISRLADSPGEYLQEFEENFRESFNGIAVKNLRVAEAKFQSIREKICQKTQVILAQRFDSRSRTFVKACQVFDLAAWPRSTDELMSYGKEDMVQIFEHLETVPSFSREVCREGLDTRGSLLMEWRELKVDYYTKNGFKDLLSHICKYKQRFPLLNKIVQILKVLPTSSACCEKGRNALQRVRKNNRSRLTLEQLSDLLTIAVNGPPIANFDCKRALDSWFEEKSGNSYALSAEMLSRMSSLDQKPMLQSMDHGSEFYPDI from the exons ATGATGGAAATTGAGCCAATCCTATCGTCTTTTGAATTTCCAG GAGACAAAAAGTTGCAGAGggaaaagtcagaaaagaaTGTGGAAAATCAAGAGGACGCGAGGGGGCCGCTCCAGCTTGCGACCTTAAAGCAAGGGAAGAGCCCCTACAAGCGCAGTTGTGACGAGGGGGAATCCCACccccaaacaaagaaaaaaaagattgacCTCATCTTCAAAGATGTCCTGGAGGCTTCCCTGGAGTCTGCGAAATTTGAAGAAAACCAGTTAGCAATGAGTACACCGGTTTCCCTCAGAAAAGTGTCTAAATACCAGGCTGAAGACATCTTCGAGAGGTGTGGCAGTGCCGTGCAGCACGGCTCCCTGAACCTCGGCAGAAACCGGAGCGAGGGGGAATGGAAGGTCCCCCACGGTTCCTCTTTCAGCTCAGCCAAAGAGGTGGGCATCCttgaagatgaggaagaagagcCCCTGTCACTCACAGCAGACAGCCCGACCGAGCTGTCGCTGGCCTCTGCCCAAGGCAACTCCCACGAAATCCCCACCACCTCCTTCTGCCCCAACTGCATCCGACTGAAGAAGAAGATCCGGGAGCTGCAGGCCGAGTTAGACATGCTGAGATCTGGGAAGTTACCCGAGCCACCTGTGCTACCGCCCCAGGTACCTGAGCTCCAAGAGTTCTCGGACCCCACAG cttCAGAAAGCATCATCTCTGTTCCCACCATCATGGAGGACGATGACCAAGAGGTGGATTCTGCTGATGAATCGGTTTCCAATGACATGATTGCTGCTACAGACGAGCCTTCCAAGATGTCTTCTGCGACGGGCCGGAGGATACGGCGGTTCAAGCAAGAGTGGCTTAAAAAGTTTTGGTTTCTGCGGTACTCCCCGACATTGAATGAAATGTGGTGCCACGTCTGTAGGCAGTACACAGTGCAATCCTCTCGGACTTCAGCCTTCATCATTGGCTCAAAGCAGTTCAAGATACACACGATAAAGCTTCACAGCCAGAGCAACCTCCACAAGAAGTGCCTGCAGCTTTACAAGCTCAGGATGCAcccagagaagacagaggaaatGTGCCGAAATATGACCCTGCTCTTCAATACGGCGTACCACTTGGCCCTGGAGGGCAGGCCCTACTACGACTTTCGGCCTCTGGCAGAACTACTGAGAAAGTGTGAACTCAAGGTGGTGGATCAATACATGAACGAGGGAGACTGCCAAATCTTAATCCACCATATCGCCCGGGCTCTTCGAGAGGACCTGGTTGAACGCATCCGACAGTCCCCCTTCCTCAGCATCATTCTGGACGGGCAGAGCGACGACTTGCTTGCAGACACGGTTGCGGTTTACGTGCAGTACACGAGCAGCGACGGGCCTCCGGCGACCGAATTCCTCTCTCTTCAGGAACTCGGCTTTTCTACAACAGACAGTTACCTCCAAGCGTTAGACAGGGCTTTTTCCAGCCTGGGAATACGACTGCAGGATGAGAAGCCAACTATTGGCTTGGGAGTCGATGGTGCTAACGTTACCGCCAGCCTGAGAGCCAACTTGTTCATGACAATCAGAAAAACCTTGCCCTGGCTTCTCTGCCTGCCCTTTATGGTGCACAGGCCCCACTTGGAAATTTTGGATGCCATCAGTGGGAAGGAACTGCCATGCCTGGAGGAGCTAGAAAACAATTTGAAGCAACTGCTCAGTTTCTATCGTTACTCTCCCCGCCTCATGTGCGAGTTGAGGGTCACTGCTGCCACTCTGTGCGAGGAGACCGAGTTCTTGGGGGACATTCGAGCGGTGAAGTGGATCATTGGGGAGCAGAATGTGCTCAATGCTCTAATCAAGGACTACCTTGAGGTTGTGGCCCATCTCAAAGACGTCAGCGGCCAGACCCAAAGGGCGGACGCTTCTGCCATTGCCTTGGCCCTCCTGCAGTTCCTGATGGACTACCAGTCGATTAAACTCATCTACTTCCTGCTGGATGTGATTGCTGTGCTTTCACGCCTTGCCTACGTCTTCCAAGGGGAGTACCTTCTTGTGTCGCAAGTGGACGATAAAATAGAGGAGGCCATCCAGGAGATCAGCCGGCTAGCAGACTCACCTGGGGAGTACTTGCAGGAGTTTGAGGAAAACTTCCGTGAAAGCTTTAACGGCATCGCTGTGAAAAACCTACGGGTGGCTGAAGCCAAATTCCAGTCGATCAGAGAAAAGATCTGCCAGAAGACCCAGGTGATCCTAGCCCAAAGGTTCGATTCCCGTAGCCGGACATTTGTGAAGGCCTGTCAGGTATTTGACCTTGCAGCTTGGCCCAGAAGCACTGATGAGCTCATGAGCTATGGGAAGGAGGATATGGTACAAATATTTGAACACCTGGAGACGGTCCCATCGTTTTCCAGAGAGGTTTGCAGAGAGGGGTTGGACACCCGAGGGAGTCTGCTGATGGAGTGGCGAGAACTCAAGGTGGATTATTATACCAAAAACGGTTTTAAAGACTTGCTCAGTCACATTTGTAAATACAAACAGAGATTCCCCctcttaaataaaatagttcAGATCCTCAAAGTCCTTCCCACCTCATCGGCCTGCTGTGAGAAGGGGCGCAACGCCCTGCAGAGAGTGCGCAAAAACAACCGCTCTCggctcacgctggagcagctcaGTGATCTTTTGACGATTGCCGTTAACGGGCCGCCCATTGCCAACTTCGATTGCAAAAGGGCGCTAGATAGCTGGTTCGAGGAGAAGTCGGGCAATAGTTACGCACTGTCAGCCGAAATGCTGAGCAGGATGTCGTCTCTTGATCAGAAGCCGATGTTGCAGAGCATGGACCATGGCTCTGAGTTTTACCCCGATATTTAG